The Chitinophagales bacterium genome has a window encoding:
- a CDS encoding T9SS type A sorting domain-containing protein, giving the protein MKHFSTVLTLLLLTVFSSNYEASAQGTWDNIYTILQTNCSTSSCHGTGSPHGDFFVDNSKSVLYDSLINAKIFNNHARDSVNNKLIYPGDPARSFLLRKIAHCMDGDLLLHPDENAPMPENRPALPDSTVEMIRQWILYGAEESGKIHNEELISEYYANPKDHVKRLYPLAPPRECEGFQIHLGPIFLKPNEEVEYFVPYDLGVDDDLEVTKLEVKMNTESHHFILYSLDSANAQNKPKGLRELGADAFGGSFVNAWQNDAEYELPNGTAFFWKKDKVLDLNYHIYNYNSDKILPAEVYLNVYTQPKGTAEKEMKSTLITIDPITSLYIPPSDPNDPPEKVTATFTEEVIRNSLDTVSLFMLSTHTHSWGAGYDIFRRDPAAPQKKGQMLYDGNFDYIKQESVQKYNWEHPPIRFFEPLMPIDMNLGLVHEARYTSLNAHNKEPQGYIPTLGNVPWTSWSFETTGEMMLIYMQYVDGTYEVPHNPLATAQCDASEPFPDADPCDNFIPEDTTGIYDIALDEESVKVYPNPFQGSTNIVVDMPQQADLNIEVYDMLGKRVEILASGTHQSGEHRFSFNSKNASSNGIYFVRVTMNDKSLTKKLIEMQ; this is encoded by the coding sequence ATGAAACATTTTTCTACAGTACTAACGCTTTTATTATTAACTGTTTTTTCTTCAAATTATGAAGCCTCAGCACAAGGTACCTGGGACAATATTTACACTATTCTACAGACTAATTGTAGCACTTCATCTTGTCACGGTACAGGCTCCCCTCATGGTGATTTTTTTGTAGATAATAGCAAATCTGTTCTTTACGATTCACTTATAAATGCAAAAATATTCAATAATCACGCAAGGGATAGTGTTAACAATAAACTGATCTACCCCGGTGACCCAGCAAGAAGTTTCCTTTTAAGAAAAATAGCACACTGCATGGATGGTGATTTGTTATTGCATCCTGACGAAAATGCCCCCATGCCGGAAAACCGTCCAGCACTTCCAGACTCTACTGTTGAAATGATTCGTCAATGGATACTTTATGGAGCTGAAGAAAGTGGAAAGATTCATAATGAAGAATTAATATCGGAATACTATGCCAATCCTAAAGATCATGTTAAACGCTTGTACCCACTGGCACCACCTAGGGAATGTGAAGGTTTCCAAATTCACTTGGGACCTATATTCTTAAAACCAAATGAGGAAGTGGAATATTTTGTTCCCTATGATCTTGGGGTAGATGATGACCTGGAGGTTACAAAGCTGGAAGTGAAAATGAATACGGAATCCCATCATTTTATCCTCTATAGCCTGGATTCTGCAAATGCACAAAACAAACCGAAAGGATTAAGAGAACTCGGTGCTGATGCTTTTGGTGGCAGCTTTGTAAACGCCTGGCAAAATGATGCTGAATACGAATTACCAAATGGAACGGCTTTCTTTTGGAAAAAAGACAAGGTGCTTGACCTGAATTATCACATATACAACTACAACAGCGATAAAATTCTTCCCGCTGAAGTATACCTAAATGTATATACACAGCCAAAGGGAACCGCTGAGAAAGAGATGAAATCTACACTGATCACAATAGACCCAATCACTAGTCTCTATATCCCTCCTTCCGATCCCAATGATCCCCCTGAGAAAGTCACAGCAACTTTTACAGAAGAAGTGATTCGAAACAGCTTGGATACCGTCAGCTTATTCATGCTTTCCACACATACACATTCCTGGGGAGCTGGTTATGATATTTTTAGAAGAGATCCTGCGGCTCCTCAGAAAAAAGGGCAAATGCTTTACGATGGAAATTTTGATTACATAAAACAGGAGTCTGTACAAAAATACAACTGGGAACACCCACCCATAAGGTTTTTTGAACCTTTGATGCCGATAGACATGAACCTCGGACTAGTGCATGAAGCAAGATATACAAGCTTAAACGCACATAACAAAGAACCACAGGGTTATATCCCAACGTTGGGAAATGTTCCCTGGACTTCCTGGAGTTTTGAAACTACAGGTGAAATGATGTTGATCTATATGCAATACGTTGACGGTACATATGAAGTCCCACATAATCCTTTAGCTACGGCTCAGTGTGATGCAAGTGAGCCTTTCCCTGATGCTGACCCTTGTGATAATTTTATACCTGAAGATACCACAGGTATTTATGATATTGCATTAGATGAAGAATCAGTAAAAGTATATCCTAATCCTTTCCAGGGAAGCACCAATATTGTTGTAGATATGCCTCAGCAAGCAGACTTGAATATCGAAGTGTATGATATGCTTGGAAAAAGAGTGGAAATACTTGCAAGCGGAACACACCAAAGCGGAGAGCACCGCTTTAGCTTCAATTCCAAAAATGCTTCTTCTAACGGCATTTACTTTGTGAGAGTTACCATGAACGATAAATCTTTGACTAAGAAATTGATTGAAATGCAATAA
- a CDS encoding BrxA/BrxB family bacilliredoxin, with amino-acid sequence MYPAELVEPMKQELSGNGFKELLSADDVDNAVKAKGTTLMVVNSVCGCAARNARPGVLQSLEGDKKPGNLTTVFAGVDQEAVAKAREHMIPYPPSSPSIALFKDGKLVHFLERHHIEGRPAEMIAENLKTAYQEYC; translated from the coding sequence ATGTATCCAGCAGAATTAGTAGAACCCATGAAACAAGAGCTCTCAGGCAATGGCTTTAAGGAATTGCTGAGTGCTGATGATGTAGATAATGCAGTAAAAGCAAAAGGTACAACCTTGATGGTCGTAAATTCCGTTTGCGGATGTGCTGCCAGAAATGCAAGGCCAGGTGTATTGCAATCTTTGGAAGGGGATAAAAAGCCCGGAAATCTTACCACCGTTTTTGCGGGTGTGGATCAAGAGGCTGTGGCAAAAGCCAGGGAACATATGATTCCATATCCGCCCTCTTCTCCTTCTATTGCATTGTTTAAGGATGGTAAATTGGTGCATTTCCTCGAAAGGCATCATATTGAAGGCAGACCGGCAGAAATGATCGCTGAAAACCTTAAAACAGCTTATCAAGAGTATTGCTGA
- a CDS encoding SUF system Fe-S cluster assembly protein: MSKTISFMELKDTIIQELKTCYDPEIPVDVYELGLIYEVNVDPGNNVELIMTLTSPSCPVAESLPAEIEEKVKGVEGVNEVKLELVFDPPWDMEMMSEEAKLELGML; this comes from the coding sequence ATGAGTAAAACAATATCATTTATGGAATTGAAAGACACAATCATTCAAGAATTAAAAACTTGCTACGATCCCGAAATTCCGGTAGATGTATATGAGCTGGGATTGATTTATGAGGTAAATGTAGATCCGGGAAACAATGTAGAGTTAATCATGACATTAACCTCTCCCTCCTGCCCTGTTGCGGAATCACTTCCGGCAGAAATTGAAGAAAAAGTAAAAGGCGTGGAAGGTGTAAATGAAGTAAAACTAGAACTCGTGTTCGATCCACCTTGGGATATGGAAATGATGTCGGAGGAAGCCAAACTTGAACTTGGAATGCTTTAA
- a CDS encoding SufE family protein, which translates to MPQAIKDIEAEIVEEFGMFEDPMDRYDYIIDLGKEMPELEDKYKTDDRLVKGCQSKVWLHAFEENGLLELRADSNTVITKGIIALLLRVFSGQKPEDVVNAELEFIDKIGLKAHLSPQRSNGLNAMIKQIKLYALALNEKAKLENE; encoded by the coding sequence ATGCCGCAAGCAATCAAAGACATAGAAGCTGAAATAGTAGAAGAGTTTGGGATGTTTGAAGATCCTATGGATCGCTATGACTATATTATTGATCTGGGAAAGGAAATGCCCGAGTTGGAAGATAAATACAAAACCGATGATCGATTGGTAAAAGGTTGTCAATCAAAAGTTTGGTTGCACGCCTTTGAGGAAAACGGCTTGTTGGAATTAAGGGCGGATAGCAATACTGTGATTACGAAGGGAATTATAGCTTTGCTCCTGCGCGTATTTTCTGGCCAAAAGCCTGAAGATGTAGTCAATGCCGAATTGGAATTCATTGATAAAATTGGTTTAAAGGCGCATTTAAGTCCGCAACGCTCCAATGGGTTGAATGCCATGATCAAGCAAATCAAGCTCTATGCCCTGGCACTGAACGAAAAAGCAAAATTAGAGAATGAGTAA
- a CDS encoding cysteine desulfurase: MSTDTLTKTTAFNIEEVRAEFPILKEKINGKPLVYFDNGATSQKPIQVIEAINEYYSTYNSNIHRGVHYLSQKATDAYEAARQKLADFINAPDSKLINFTKGTTEGINLVAHSYAQEFLKPGDEIVISTMEHHSNIVPWQIAAEKTGATLRILPIHDSGEIILEEASKIINDKTAILAVSYVSNAMGIINPVEELIQMAKKHGAITLLDGAQAVPHLKVDVQKLDCDFFAFSGHKMFGPTGTGVLYGKEDLLNKMTPYQGGGEMIKEVRFEKTTFNELPYKFEAGTPNIAGGIGLAAAVDFMNKWGIENIEAHEQNLLQYALNQLNEIEGFKRYGNSMHSAGLVSFLIDGIHSYDIGVLLDKQGIALRTGHHCCQPLMNRFGIEGTCRASFALYNSEEEIDLFVEALNRAIKMLK, from the coding sequence ATGAGTACAGATACATTGACAAAAACTACAGCTTTCAATATTGAGGAAGTAAGAGCGGAATTTCCAATTCTAAAAGAAAAGATAAATGGAAAGCCACTGGTGTATTTTGACAATGGAGCGACTTCCCAAAAACCCATTCAGGTAATTGAGGCCATCAATGAATATTACAGCACCTACAATAGCAATATTCACAGGGGCGTACATTATTTAAGCCAAAAAGCCACCGATGCATATGAGGCTGCCAGACAAAAATTGGCTGATTTCATCAATGCGCCCGATTCAAAACTGATCAATTTCACCAAGGGAACTACGGAGGGAATCAATTTGGTGGCGCACAGCTATGCCCAGGAATTTTTAAAACCGGGCGATGAAATTGTCATCAGTACAATGGAGCACCATTCCAATATTGTGCCCTGGCAAATTGCCGCTGAAAAAACAGGCGCTACATTGCGCATTTTGCCCATTCACGACAGTGGGGAAATCATATTGGAAGAAGCCTCCAAAATCATCAATGACAAGACGGCAATCCTTGCTGTATCTTATGTCTCCAATGCAATGGGAATTATCAATCCCGTAGAGGAGCTGATACAAATGGCCAAAAAACACGGAGCAATTACTTTACTTGATGGCGCACAAGCTGTACCTCATTTAAAGGTAGATGTGCAAAAACTGGATTGTGATTTCTTTGCTTTTTCAGGACATAAAATGTTTGGACCAACTGGCACAGGCGTTTTGTACGGAAAAGAAGATTTGCTCAATAAAATGACACCCTACCAAGGCGGTGGCGAAATGATAAAAGAAGTGCGCTTTGAAAAAACTACTTTTAATGAGCTGCCCTATAAATTTGAAGCTGGTACTCCCAATATTGCTGGGGGAATAGGACTGGCAGCAGCCGTAGATTTCATGAATAAATGGGGCATTGAAAATATTGAAGCGCATGAACAAAACCTGTTGCAATATGCGCTGAATCAACTCAATGAAATTGAAGGTTTTAAAAGATATGGCAATTCCATGCATTCTGCCGGATTGGTTTCGTTTTTAATAGACGGAATTCACAGCTACGATATTGGTGTATTGCTCGACAAACAGGGAATTGCCCTCAGAACGGGCCATCATTGTTGTCAGCCGCTGATGAACCGCTTTGGAATTGAAGGTACTTGTAGGGCTTCATTTGCCCTATACAACAGCGAAGAAGAAATAGATTTGTTTGTAGAAGCCTTAAATAGGGCGATAAAAATGTTGAAATAA
- the sufD gene encoding Fe-S cluster assembly protein SufD: protein MKTDISIYKTAFENQVNALNGSLNEAFKEKKKNALEDFEKTGLPSSKVESWKYSNLAAWTKGNFTPVEDIPVSNPKIQSPVLGMKKVNLIVLSNGNINQEASKIIDQNLILSSVQEELKSSEGKAFIEKYIDSIENHETEPLHLLNTAFLKDALFLKIKAGKIIEHPVVIVHHFDAIPENGIVQNRSIIDVGENAQVKFAEYFESKNAATFLYNDLQEIFVNASARVEWYRLENENCPGIHVQSQKVKQEKNSYFKSWSFIKDVQKLRNNTYVQLTGPFAETNIYGLSFQNGKSHADNHILVDHAVEDCQSNQLFKGTYNDNSTAVFNGKVLVRKDAQRTNAFQSNKNLLLSEKATINSKPELEIYADDVKCSHGATTGQMNEDQLFYLQARGIEKEKAKAILNQAFLSEVLDYISIPELKNHLKDYFNQCFETA from the coding sequence ATGAAAACTGATATCAGCATATACAAAACAGCTTTCGAAAATCAAGTGAATGCCCTAAATGGCAGCCTCAATGAGGCCTTTAAGGAAAAGAAAAAAAACGCACTTGAAGATTTTGAGAAAACAGGATTGCCCAGCTCTAAAGTAGAAAGCTGGAAATACAGCAATCTTGCAGCTTGGACCAAAGGCAATTTCACACCTGTTGAAGATATTCCGGTTTCCAATCCAAAAATACAATCGCCTGTTTTGGGCATGAAAAAGGTGAACTTGATTGTATTGAGCAATGGAAACATCAATCAAGAAGCTTCTAAAATCATTGACCAAAACCTGATTTTAAGTTCGGTTCAAGAAGAATTGAAAAGCAGTGAGGGAAAAGCTTTTATTGAAAAATACATTGATTCCATCGAGAATCACGAAACAGAGCCACTGCATTTATTGAATACAGCTTTTCTAAAAGATGCCCTCTTTTTGAAAATAAAAGCAGGGAAAATCATAGAGCATCCCGTTGTCATAGTCCATCATTTTGATGCCATCCCCGAAAATGGAATTGTCCAAAATAGGAGCATTATAGATGTTGGGGAAAATGCGCAAGTGAAATTTGCAGAATATTTTGAAAGTAAAAATGCGGCTACTTTTCTTTACAACGATTTGCAGGAAATTTTCGTAAATGCCAGTGCCAGGGTAGAATGGTACAGATTGGAAAATGAAAATTGCCCGGGCATTCATGTGCAATCGCAAAAAGTAAAACAGGAAAAAAACAGTTATTTCAAATCCTGGTCATTTATCAAGGATGTGCAAAAATTGCGAAACAATACCTATGTGCAGTTGACAGGGCCTTTTGCAGAAACAAATATTTATGGTTTGTCTTTCCAAAATGGGAAAAGCCATGCCGACAATCACATATTGGTAGATCATGCGGTGGAAGATTGCCAAAGCAACCAATTGTTCAAGGGTACTTACAATGACAATTCCACAGCGGTTTTCAATGGAAAAGTATTGGTAAGGAAAGATGCGCAGCGCACCAATGCCTTTCAATCCAACAAAAACCTATTGCTTTCAGAAAAGGCGACTATCAACAGCAAACCTGAATTGGAAATATATGCCGATGATGTAAAATGCAGTCACGGTGCCACAACAGGTCAGATGAATGAAGACCAACTCTTTTACCTGCAAGCCAGGGGCATTGAAAAGGAAAAAGCAAAAGCCATTTTAAATCAAGCATTTTTGAGTGAAGTTCTGGATTATATCAGTATCCCGGAATTGAAAAATCACTTGAAGGATTACTTTAATCAGTGCTTTGAAACTGCTTAA
- the sufC gene encoding Fe-S cluster assembly ATPase SufC, with protein MLKVKNLSVEIEGKEILKDFNLEINPGEVHAIMGPNGAGKSTLASVLAGREGYEVTKGEIIYNGKNLLEWDPEIRAKEGVFLAFQYPVEIPGVSMANFMKASVNETRKYRGQEPLNAAQFLKTMREKMKSVEIDDKLISRAVNEGFSGGEKKKNEIFQMAMLDPTLAVLDETDSGLDIDALRIVSDGVNKLRNENRSFIVITHYQRLLDYIVPDFVHVLAEGKIVKTGDKSLALELEEKGYDWIRTETAV; from the coding sequence ATGTTAAAAGTTAAAAACCTAAGTGTAGAAATAGAGGGCAAGGAAATCCTAAAAGATTTCAACCTAGAAATAAACCCAGGTGAAGTACATGCCATAATGGGTCCAAATGGAGCCGGGAAAAGTACCTTGGCTTCCGTATTGGCAGGAAGGGAAGGCTATGAAGTTACCAAAGGAGAAATCATTTACAATGGCAAAAACCTATTGGAGTGGGATCCTGAAATCCGTGCCAAGGAAGGCGTATTCCTGGCATTTCAATATCCGGTAGAAATCCCGGGCGTATCCATGGCCAATTTTATGAAAGCTTCTGTAAACGAAACCAGGAAATACAGAGGGCAAGAGCCGTTGAATGCAGCGCAGTTTTTGAAAACCATGCGCGAAAAAATGAAATCTGTTGAAATTGACGACAAGTTGATTTCCCGTGCCGTAAATGAAGGATTTTCCGGAGGAGAGAAAAAGAAAAACGAAATTTTCCAAATGGCCATGCTTGATCCTACATTAGCCGTTTTAGATGAAACCGATTCGGGCTTGGATATCGATGCATTGCGCATTGTATCAGATGGAGTGAACAAGTTGAGAAATGAAAATCGCTCGTTTATCGTAATTACGCACTACCAGCGATTGCTCGATTATATAGTGCCGGATTTTGTGCATGTATTGGCAGAAGGAAAAATTGTAAAAACCGGAGACAAATCACTCGCCCTGGAATTGGAAGAGAAAGGATACGATTGGATCAGAACTGAAACAGCCGTTTAA
- the sufB gene encoding Fe-S cluster assembly protein SufB, with product MSESEDLKIIDEVTGGKYKYGFSSDFDADSAPKGLTEETIHFISAKKNEPEWMLEYRLKAYKAWLKMKEPSWAHLHHPPIDYQNMIYYSAPKPKKKLDSLDEVDPELRATFDKLGISLQEQKRLTGVAVDAVMDSVSVATTYKKELSKKGIIFCSFSEAVHNHPELVKKYLGSVVPVRDNYFAALNAAVFSDGSFVYIPKGVRCPMELSTYFRINAENTGQFERTLIVAEEGSYVSYLEGCTAPMRDENQLHAAVVELVAQENAEIKYSTVQNWYPGDENGKGGIYNFVTKRGICNGANSKISWTQVETGSAITWKYPSVILKGDNSIGEFYSVAVTNNYQQADTGTKMLHIGKNTKSRIVSKGISAGKSQNSYRGLVRMNKTADKAYNFSQCDSLLIGETCGAHTFPYLEIENKTAQVEHEATTSKIGEDIMFYCNQRGLDPEVAMNLIINGYCKEVFKKLPMEFAAEAQKLLEVSLEGSVG from the coding sequence ATGTCAGAATCAGAAGACCTGAAAATTATAGATGAAGTAACCGGAGGAAAGTATAAATATGGCTTCAGTAGCGACTTTGATGCCGATAGTGCTCCAAAGGGATTGACAGAGGAAACCATTCACTTTATTTCTGCCAAAAAGAATGAACCCGAATGGATGTTGGAATATCGCCTGAAAGCTTATAAAGCCTGGCTAAAAATGAAGGAACCCAGTTGGGCCCATTTGCACCACCCTCCCATCGACTACCAGAATATGATTTATTATTCTGCGCCCAAACCCAAGAAAAAATTGGACAGCCTTGACGAGGTAGATCCTGAATTGAGAGCTACTTTCGACAAATTGGGAATTTCCCTGCAAGAGCAAAAAAGATTAACGGGCGTAGCCGTAGATGCTGTGATGGATTCCGTTTCGGTAGCGACTACCTACAAAAAAGAATTGTCTAAAAAAGGGATAATTTTCTGCTCATTTAGCGAGGCCGTGCACAATCACCCCGAATTGGTCAAAAAATATTTGGGTTCAGTTGTGCCAGTAAGGGATAATTATTTCGCAGCACTGAATGCAGCCGTTTTTTCCGATGGCTCATTTGTGTATATTCCCAAAGGCGTGCGCTGCCCTATGGAATTGTCCACCTATTTTAGGATCAATGCGGAAAATACCGGGCAGTTTGAGCGCACATTGATTGTGGCCGAAGAAGGCAGTTATGTAAGTTATCTGGAAGGCTGCACCGCTCCCATGCGCGATGAAAACCAATTGCACGCTGCAGTAGTAGAATTGGTAGCTCAGGAAAATGCGGAAATTAAATACTCCACCGTTCAGAACTGGTACCCCGGTGATGAAAATGGAAAAGGCGGTATTTACAATTTTGTAACCAAAAGAGGCATTTGCAATGGCGCAAATTCAAAAATCTCTTGGACACAAGTTGAAACCGGTTCTGCCATTACCTGGAAATATCCCAGCGTAATCCTCAAAGGCGACAATTCCATTGGAGAATTTTACTCGGTGGCCGTAACCAATAATTACCAACAAGCCGATACCGGAACCAAAATGTTGCATATTGGCAAAAACACCAAAAGCAGAATTGTATCAAAAGGTATATCTGCCGGAAAAAGCCAAAACAGTTATCGCGGATTGGTACGGATGAACAAAACAGCCGATAAAGCCTATAATTTCTCCCAATGCGATTCGCTCCTGATTGGAGAAACATGCGGTGCGCATACTTTTCCTTATTTGGAAATTGAAAATAAAACCGCTCAAGTAGAACACGAAGCCACAACTTCCAAAATTGGCGAGGACATCATGTTCTATTGCAATCAAAGAGGCTTGGATCCAGAAGTGGCCATGAATTTGATCATCAATGGCTATTGCAAGGAAGTATTTAAAAAACTACCGATGGAATTTGCCGCTGAGGCCCAAAAATTATTGGAAGTGAGCTTGGAAGGTTCGGTTGGATAA
- a CDS encoding type II toxin-antitoxin system RelE/ParE family toxin: MAKEVIWSPLAKRKRNEILEYWVEKNKSNHYSISLNNLFKSAEQLISIYPSIGKLSDDGNARFKIVRDYLMFYEQAGNKIYILTIWDSRQDPENLTLSKKAKQK, translated from the coding sequence ATGGCTAAAGAAGTAATTTGGTCACCTCTTGCAAAAAGAAAACGGAATGAAATTCTCGAATATTGGGTCGAGAAAAATAAGTCAAACCATTATAGCATTAGCTTGAATAATCTCTTCAAATCAGCCGAGCAATTAATTTCGATATACCCAAGTATTGGAAAGCTTTCAGATGATGGAAATGCAAGGTTTAAAATCGTTCGGGATTACTTAATGTTTTACGAGCAAGCAGGGAATAAAATATACATATTGACAATATGGGATAGCCGACAAGACCCTGAAAATCTCACATTGAGTAAGAAAGCGAAACAGAAATGA
- a CDS encoding DUF2188 domain-containing protein, with protein sequence MTVKTKRVNKRLIKSARTDSKRIHITPRTNGWAVRKEGNFHATRVLETQQKAIDFAEKWVKSGNASSIIVHTKDGNFRTSK encoded by the coding sequence ATGACTGTAAAAACAAAAAGGGTAAACAAAAGACTGATAAAATCAGCGAGAACTGATTCTAAAAGAATTCATATTACACCCCGAACAAATGGTTGGGCAGTAAGAAAAGAAGGTAATTTTCATGCAACAAGAGTATTGGAAACACAACAAAAAGCTATAGATTTTGCTGAAAAATGGGTGAAATCAGGAAATGCAAGTTCTATTATTGTTCACACTAAGGATGGTAATTTTAGAACCTCAAAATAA
- a CDS encoding DUF1566 domain-containing protein — protein MKKLFFLTALLFSISAIAQTNMTIHLSNGTTETFSLSNIDSITYSNTAPPSYTVGDTGQAGIIFYDKGSYSNGWRYLEVYPDYMNQSLWGCSGQSISGTSDAIGTGQANTTAILNGCATPGIAARVVDNFFTNINGVNYDDWFLPSVEELNMLYLSYNSSQLNYSFLMNGNQSIWSSTQSSTSPSNSAWLISMTGGNYFEDFKSTNAYATLAVRKF, from the coding sequence ATGAAAAAATTATTCTTTTTAACAGCCCTTTTATTTTCTATTTCCGCAATTGCCCAAACCAATATGACCATTCATTTGAGCAACGGTACTACTGAAACTTTTTCGCTTAGCAATATTGACAGTATTACCTACAGCAATACTGCACCACCCTCCTATACAGTTGGAGATACAGGACAAGCGGGCATTATTTTTTACGACAAAGGATCTTACAGCAATGGCTGGCGCTATTTAGAGGTTTATCCCGACTATATGAATCAGTCTTTATGGGGATGTTCTGGTCAGTCGATTAGCGGTACATCTGATGCAATCGGTACTGGACAGGCAAACACAACTGCTATATTAAATGGCTGTGCAACACCTGGAATTGCAGCTAGAGTTGTTGATAATTTTTTCACAAATATAAATGGCGTGAATTACGATGATTGGTTTTTGCCTTCTGTAGAAGAGTTAAACATGTTATATTTATCATACAATTCTAGTCAGTTAAACTATTCATTTTTAATGAATGGCAACCAGAGTATATGGAGCTCAACTCAAAGTTCCACTTCACCTTCTAATAGTGCTTGGTTGATCTCAATGACCGGTGGTAATTACTTTGAAGATTTTAAATCTACTAACGCTTATGCAACACTCGCAGTAAGAAAATTTTGA
- a CDS encoding T9SS type A sorting domain-containing protein, with translation MLRKLVVIFLFSFLSIVSQSQNIYLNFTDGTTAQFALSNVKNITFSGNDMNLNLNDGSTESWNVLQIERYSYKQFTSVNEFNSAFKDFEVFPNPVQSQLNLSYSTDEVGKMNIELLDVTGKIIYQKEHFNHSSGNHQLSIDVSGEVFSSGIYFCKISTQNSSLTKKIIKQ, from the coding sequence ATGCTTAGAAAACTCGTTGTAATTTTTTTATTTTCTTTCTTGAGTATTGTTTCTCAATCTCAAAATATCTACTTGAATTTCACGGATGGAACCACTGCTCAATTTGCTTTGAGCAATGTTAAGAATATCACTTTCTCAGGTAACGATATGAACCTGAACTTAAATGATGGAAGTACCGAGAGTTGGAATGTTTTGCAAATAGAAAGATACAGTTATAAGCAATTTACTTCTGTGAATGAATTCAATTCTGCTTTTAAGGATTTTGAGGTGTTTCCAAACCCAGTCCAAAGTCAGTTGAACCTCAGTTATTCCACTGATGAAGTGGGTAAGATGAACATTGAATTACTGGATGTTACAGGTAAAATCATTTACCAAAAAGAGCATTTTAACCATAGTTCTGGAAACCACCAATTATCAATAGATGTATCAGGTGAGGTATTCAGCTCTGGTATTTATTTCTGCAAAATCTCTACACAAAATTCTTCATTAACGAAAAAGATCATTAAGCAATAA
- a CDS encoding SDR family NAD(P)-dependent oxidoreductase, with protein MEYFKKSAPNKTAFITGAASGLGRALTLELAAQNWTIGICDLNTNGLKETQELAEQSGGKIQSYSLNITDSTRFQEICSDFLAKTNSIDVLINNAGIGASGKTDELSIEYWNKVIGINQMAVVFGCKFFIPQMKKQGSGTIINIASAAAFSSAAGMGPYNVSKAAVLSLSETLHAELKDENISVSVVMPTFFKTNIMQDVSTDSEGRRLGELMIATSGLEPDAVARTILKAASKKQFYIILPWKSKMLYIAKRWMPGLMLKINAMLYRKREKLEKMLEKKYQKQQAEK; from the coding sequence ATGGAATACTTTAAAAAATCAGCGCCCAATAAAACCGCTTTTATTACCGGAGCTGCTTCTGGCCTGGGCAGGGCATTGACCTTGGAATTAGCTGCCCAGAATTGGACCATCGGAATTTGCGATCTCAACACAAATGGACTAAAAGAAACACAGGAACTTGCCGAGCAATCGGGAGGGAAAATACAGTCCTATTCCTTAAACATTACCGACTCTACCAGATTTCAAGAAATTTGCTCCGATTTTCTTGCAAAAACAAACAGTATAGATGTATTGATAAACAATGCGGGCATTGGTGCCTCTGGAAAGACAGATGAACTGAGTATTGAGTATTGGAACAAAGTCATAGGCATCAACCAAATGGCTGTGGTTTTTGGCTGTAAATTTTTTATTCCGCAAATGAAAAAACAAGGTTCGGGCACCATTATCAATATTGCAAGTGCGGCCGCATTTTCAAGTGCTGCAGGAATGGGTCCCTACAATGTGAGCAAAGCAGCGGTGCTTTCACTTTCAGAAACCTTACATGCTGAACTAAAAGATGAAAACATCAGTGTATCAGTGGTAATGCCTACGTTTTTCAAAACCAATATCATGCAAGATGTAAGTACCGATAGCGAAGGAAGAAGATTAGGGGAGCTGATGATTGCTACTTCGGGGCTGGAACCAGATGCAGTGGCGCGTACTATCCTGAAAGCAGCCAGCAAAAAACAGTTTTATATTATCCTGCCCTGGAAATCCAAAATGCTATACATAGCCAAAAGATGGATGCCCGGCTTAATGCTGAAAATCAATGCGATGCTCTACCGAAAAAGGGAAAAGCTGGAAAAAATGCTGGAAAAGAAATATCAAAAGCAGCAAGCTGAAAAATAG